Proteins encoded together in one SAR324 cluster bacterium window:
- a CDS encoding dioxygenase, with product MTQVVFLSHGGGPLPLLSDPNHVELIQHLRQLSQDMEAPKQILVISAHWEASVIQIMHHSNPPLLYDYKAL from the coding sequence ATGACTCAGGTCGTTTTCCTCTCTCATGGGGGAGGCCCACTACCCTTGCTGAGCGACCCCAATCATGTAGAGTTGATTCAGCATCTGCGGCAGCTCTCTCAGGACATGGAAGCACCTAAACAAATTCTGGTCATCAGCGCCCACTGGGAGGCCAGTGTGATCCAGATTATGCATCACTCCAATCCCCCACTGCTTTACGACTACAAAGCTCTGTT